The window ATTAATTTTCGGAGGTTTAGTTATGCAGACCTTAGCTTATGGATTTCCCAAGCTGGGAGAGAAGAGAGAGTTCAAAAATCTCTTGGAGAGCTTTTGGAAAGGTAAGATATTAGAAGGAGAATTTCTAAAAGGTATGAATTCCCTTAGAGATTGGATGGTGGAAAACTATAGAGCCAATGTGGATCTTTTTCCCTCTAATGAGCTATCTTACTACGATTTTATGTTGGATACCGCTGTAATGGTTGGAGCTATACCTTCAAGGTTTGGGCACTTTGAAGGTCTCAGTACATATTTTGAAATGGCACGTGGAAAGCAAGCAATGGAGCTGACCAAGTACTTTAATACTAATTACCACTACATAGTTCCGGAGCTTGAAAACACAAACTTCAAATTGCTAAGGAACTACCCCCTTGAGGATTACCTCTACTTTAAAAGCAAGGGTATAGAAACCCTACCCAAGATGATATCCCCCTATACCTTTTTGAAGCTTTCTAAGGCACTTATTAAAGAAGAAAGATCTGATCTGCCTCTTTATCGGCTGTCCAAAATAGATAAAAGCGCAGACTTAGAGAGGTATATGAATACTCTACTCTCCGTTTACGAAGAAGCCATCAAACAGCTCAGACAAGAAGGTGCTAAGGAGATCCTCTTAGAGGATCCAGCTCTTTGCTACGAGATGGAAGATGATGAATGGGACATCGTCAGCGAGATGTATAAAGGTTTGAGTAAGCATGCGGACATATATGTGATTACCTATTACGACAGCGTATCTAACTACAGAAGATTTGTGGAACTTCCTGTGAAAGCCTTAGGTCTTGACCTTGTATCAAACAGCGAAAACTTAGAGAACATAAGAAGGTTCGGCTTTCCCGCTGATAAAAAGCTTATAGCTGGCGTCATAAATGGTAGACAGGTGTGGAGAGCAAACCTTGTGGAAAAGGTAAAGCTCGTGGAAGAGCTTATGAAAATATCCCAACAAGTTATAATATCCAACTCGTGCCCTCTCTTTCATCTTCCCGTCAGCAAGCAGTCAGAAGAGGATCTTCCCGTTCATAGCGTGCAGATAGAAGGTTTACCCGTCATGAGTTTGAAAGAAAGACTATCCTTCGCTAAAGAGAAGCTGGAAGAGCTAAAACTCATTAAGGAAGTTATAGAAGGTGATCAGCAGGCCCGAATGGAACTGCAGAGAATTCAAGAACTTGTTAGTATACCTTTTGGTGAAAGGGAAGATGTGAAAAAGAGACTCAAAGATCTTACAGATCGTGACTTTGGTAGGGATCTTACTTACAAAGATAGAACGAAACTGCAACAGGATCTTTTACAGCTTCCGATGTTTCCTACAACTACAATAGGTTCCTTTCCTCAAACTGAGGAAGTTAGAAAGATGAGAGCTTTATACAGCACAGGTAAGCTTTCCGATCAGGAGTATAAGGAGTTTATCAAGAAACAGATAGAGCATGTGATAAAGGTTCAAGAAGAAATAGGTCTTGATGTATTGGTGCATGGAGAATTTGAGAGAACAGATATGGTAGAGTTTTTCGCTCAAAAGCTGGAAGGTGTCGCAACCACCAAACATGGTTGGGTTCTATCTTACGGCTCAAGAGTTTATAGACCTCCCATCATTTACGGAGATGTGTATAGATCAGCACCTATGACGGTGGAGGAGATAACTTACGCCCAGTCATTGACGGAAAAACCTGTTAAAGGTATGCTTACTGGACCTGTAACCATACTAAACTGGAGCTACCACAGAGAAGACATACCCAAAAAGGAGATAGCTTATCAAATAGCCTTAGCTCTCCTTGATGAAGTCAGAGATCTGGAAAATGCTGGTATAAAGATAATACAGATCGATGAACCTGCCTTCAGGGAAGGTGCGCCTCTCAAGAGGAAGGACTGGGATGAGTACTTTGACTGGGCTGTAAAGGCTTTCAGGCTCTGTTCGAAGGCAAAACCGCAAACTCAAATACACACACACATGTGTTATAGCGAGTTTAATGATGTTATAGATTACATATATCAAATGGACTTTGACGTCATATCAATAGAGGCTTCAAGAAGTAAAGGTGAAATAATAGAAGCCTTTGAGAAGTTTAAAAAATGGGACAGACAGATAGGTATAGGTGTGTACGACATTCACTCACCTGCAGTACCGACAAAGGAGAGCATCAGGTTCGTGATAGAAAGGGCTATGAAGGTTCTACCCAAAGATCTTCTGTGGGTAAATCCAGACTGCGGACTAAAAACGAGAAGGTGGGAAGAAGTCATACCATCTCTTAAAAACATGGTAGAGGTGGCAAAGGAGATAAGAGAGAAGTATGCGGTAGTTTGAATGAGCATACTCAGTGAGTTTTTGAGAGAGGTAGATGAAGGTTATGCGGTAATTGGTACTTCCGGAAGGCTGATTTACGCCAACAGTTTTATGATCAGCAAGAGCATACTAAAGAGGGATTGCGAAGGGAAGCCTTATTACGAATGTATCAAGGTGCTTAGCCTAATATCGGCGGTAGCCGAAGGGCTCAGTGAAAAAAGAAGGGTAAGCGTGTCCTTTGAACATGAAGATGTTGAGTACAAAGCCGACATTTTCCCCACAGGTGATGGAATTCTCGTTCGTCTCACAGACATAACACAGTTCAAAAGGTACGAAAGATCAAAAAAGGAGTTTATAGCTAACATCTCTCACGAGCTTAAAACACCCATCGCTATTATAAACAGCATACTTGAAACTCTTCTGGAAGAAGAAAAGGGTTATGAAAAAAGGAGAATGATAGAGAGAGCCTTACGAAGAACTCAGGAGATGAAAAACATAGTGGATGATCTTCTGATCATCACCAGGCTTGAATCTGGAGAGGAGAAACTTCACAAAAGGATCGTAAATCTGAAAGAACTTGTGAATGTAGTGTTTGATATGTTAAAAGAGATAGCAGACAGCTCAAAAGTTGAACTTCTAAATACCGTGGATGAGAATGTGAATATTTACGCTGATGAAGAAAAGATGAGCCTCCTACTTTTGAACCTTGTGGATAATGCTATAAAGTACAACAGAAAAAATGGAAAAGTGATTGTAAGAGGATGCAGAAAAGGGGATCATGTTCTTATAGAAGTCTCCGATACGGGTATAGGCATTCCCAAAGAGCATATACCCTTTATCTTTGAGAGGTTTTATCGGGTTGATAGATCAAGGTCAAGAGAGCTTGGCGGTACTGGACTTGGACTTTCCATAGTTAAACACGTAGCTCTCTCGCACGGTGGAAAAGTAGAGGTGGATAGCAAAGAGGGAGAAGGCAGTACTTTTAGGGTGTACATACCTCAAAGCATGTGACCGAGTTTTTTCTTCTTAGTCTCAAGATACACCTTGTTGTGAGGATTTGGCTCAATTTTGAGAGGGACAACCTCTACAACTTCAAGCCCATAGCCTTCTAAAGCCACTATCTTCCTTGGGTTATTCGTCAAAAGTCTCATTTTCCTTACCCCGAGATCAAGTAAGATCTGCACCCCAACACCGTAATCCCTAAGGTCTGCGGGATAACCTATCTTTTCATTAGCCTCTACAGTATCGTATCCCATATCTTGAAGATGATAAGCTTTTATTTTGTTAACTATCCCTATACCTCTTCCTTCGTGACCCATTATGTACACAAGGACACCTTTACCCTCTTTGGCTATCATCTCCATAGCGGTTTCAAGCTGAGATCTGCAGTCACATCTGAGAGATCTAAATACGTCACCTGTAAGGCACTCTGAATGAACCCTTACAAGCACCGGCTCATCCTCCTTCCACTCTCCCATAGTTAGAGCTACTTGCTCCTCACCCGTGAGTGCGTGCTTGTAGGCATGTATCTTAAAAAAGCCATATCTCGTGGGAAGGTTCGCAGTAGCCTCCTTTAGAACAAGTCTTTCCCTCTTTAATCTGTATCTTATAAGGTCGGCTATGGTAATTATCTTAAGTCCAAATTTCTTTGCAAACTTAATAAGATCGGGAAGTCTTGCCATAGTCCCATCTTCATTCATGATCTCGCATATAACACCTGCAGGATAGAGTCCCGCAAGCTTTGCAAGATCAACGGAAGCCTCTGTATGTCCAGCCCTCTCAAGTACACCTCCTGGCTTTGCTCTGAGAGGAAAGACATGTCCAGGTCTTATAAAATCGGAAGGCTTCGCTTCGTGGCTTATAGCTAATCTTATGGTGATCGCTCTATCGTATGCGGATATACCTGTTGTTGTACCAAACTTGGGATGAGCATCTACAGACACGCAAAAATAAGTCCCCTTAGGATCCGTATTTCTGGTAGCCATAGGGTAAAGATCAAGCTCTTCACACCTTTCCGGAGTAAGCGTAAGGCAGACAAGTCCACGCCCATACTTAGTCATGAAGTTTATAGCCTCAGGCGTTACCTTCTCGGCAGCCATAACCAGATCACCTTCATTTTCCCTATCTGGATCGTCAACCACTATGACCATCTTACCCTCCCTTATGTCCTCTATAGCTTCCTCAATACTGCTAAACCTGAAATCCTCCATTTGTCACCTCCTGATCAGATTTTCCTTAAGTTCTTTGATCTTCTCTAAAGTATTATCTATAACACTCTTTTTTTCTTCATCTTCTTGTACCACTTTTACCTCCTTCCCGGCGAGATCTGAAGCTATTGCGTTTATGATTTTGGGACCAAAATGTGTCCACATGTGATCTATGAGTAAAAAAGCCAAAAGTAGATATATTATATACTTCACCATTTGTAATTTAAAATATTCCCACGTATGGACAGTGTAAAGTGGCTATTCTTGAGGACAAAGTCATACATACACCTAATCCTTATGGCGCTATTAGGTTCAGCTCTTGAATCTGCAGGGACAACAGGTATAAGCCTCATAGCAAAAAACCTCGTTGATAATGTGTTCTTGATGAAAAGCTACGAAGAGCTTTTTAAAACTGTATTTTTTTTGCTGTCCTTTGCCTTACTCAATCAGGCGGGAAATCTTCTCGCTTCCCTGTTTATAAATCTTTACTCTGAGCTTGAAATAAAGAAAACAAGAAAGGAAGTGTTTGACAGGCTTTTGGGTGCACCCTACGGATTTTTATCAAAAAGCTCTTCCGGGGACCTCATAACAAGACTCCTATCAGATATCCAGTCGTATAGATCCCTTCTTGGGGATCACATTCCCAAACTTTTTAGAGATCCTTTAACCGTACTTGCACTGCTTGGTGTACTCCTTTACAGGGATTTTATACTTACGTTATTTCTGGGTATACTTTTGCCTCTCTTAGCTTTTGCGGTAAGATATTTCGGTTACAAGAAGGGTAAACACACGAGAAGACTTCAGGAAAATGTAGGTATGCTTACGCAAAGCTTGGCTCACGTGCTTAGGGGATACGAGAATATAAAGATGTACTCTTCCGAAGTGAAGTTTTCCGAATGGTTTTCTTCATTCAACGAAAAGGTCTTCAAAGCCAGTATGAAATCGGTCGTTTACTCCACCGCCAACTCAGTTTTCAACTTTATCTTCGGATACGTTGTAGTATCCATCATAATCCTGTATGGTGGTGTAAGAGTGATACAGGGAAGTATAACCGCGGGTGACTTCGTGTCTTACATAACCGCATTATTCCTGCTTCACCAACCTCTATCAGAGGTTCAAAAGGGTTTGATGGAGGTAAGGGCAGGTATACCCATACTCAATAGGATAAGGGAGCTTCTACATATACCGCAGGAGAAGTCAGGAAACATCCTTTTCACCACTTTAAAGGAGAGCATAACTGTGCAGGATCTGAAAGTTACGTTGGGAGACGAAAAGCTTCTAAAAGGAGTTAGTTTGAAAGTTAGAAAAGGTGAAAAGATAGGAGTTATAGGTAGTACAGGTTCGGGAAAAACTACCTTTCTGAGAGTTCTTGCAGGATTACTGCCTTATGACGGGGTCGTAAGGTATGATGGCTTTGATCTAAAGGATATAGATAAGGAAAGCTTCAGAAGTTGTGTGGGTTTCTTTACGCAGGAGCCCTTCATCTTTGCAGGTAGTGTAAGGGATAACCTTCTTATAGCCAAAAAAGATGCGAGCGATGAGGAGATGAAAAAAGCCCTTGATCTTGCCATGTGCGATTTTGTAAAAAGCCTCGATCAGATATTGGAAGAAGGTGGCAGGAATTTATCTGGAGGTGAGATGCAAAGGCTTGCCCTCGCAAGATTATTCCTAAAAAGTCCAGACATAATCTTTCTTGATGAGGTTACGTCAGCTATGGATGTAAAGACCGAGGAGGAAGTTTTAAAGAATATTTTTGAGTTTTTTAAGGATAGGACTGTGATCTTAGTAGCTCATAGATTCTCCAATGTACTTTTGTGTGACCGTGTACTCGCTTTTAAAGAAGGAAGCCTAATTGCAGAAGGCAAACCGCAAGAGGTCATAAAATTTTTCCTTCAAAGCCCGTAAAGAGCTATATTGCTAATGTTGGCGAGTCTTAAAGTGTTTTCCATATCAATTATGTATATCTTACCAGCTTCAAGGAATATGGCATCACCCTTTATCTTTTTTACCACTTCCACAGTTTTAGGTCCTATAGTAGGGACATCTATGCGAAAGTCCTGAAGCTTCCTGGCAACTTTTATAACTCTACAATTCCTTCCAGCAACTTTTCCTGCTCTCTCAATAGCCTCTTGTGTTCCTTCCATAGCTTCCACACTCACCACGGATTTATCTTTAACCACTACAGTCTGTCCTATATCAAGATTAGCTATTTCCTTAGCTATTGGAAAACCCCAGAGACCATCTTCCATAGCTTCCTTAGATGGTTCTACAAGACCTATTTTCCCGATCGGTGCGAGAAGGTCTTCAAGGTAAGGCTTTGGATCTATAAATTCAAAACCTCTGTTCTCGAGTTCTTGCATGAATGCCTTGACTATAGTTTGAGGCTTTCTGTCTTTGGATCTCCTCAATATGGAAAAAGCTATGCTGTCAAAAGCAAAAATGTGAGAAAAGATCAATTTATGTTCAAACTTTCCCAGCATAACTATCTTCTTTATCTGCTTTTTTTCAAGGAGATTTATGAGCTTTCCCACCTTACCCACAGGTAAATGTTCGTCTGCATGAGCGGTAGTTATACCTCTGACACCTACGGTGAAAACCTCCACACCCCTTTTAGTTGCCTCCCGCTGAAAAGCGGATGGTAGATCACCCCACCCTGCTATTAGACATACCTTCATTCCCTTTCCCTTTTTATGAGCTTTAAAAATTCTTCCCTAGTTCTTATGTCACTCAAGAATATACCGCGAAGAGCTGAAGTAGTCGTTATGTGTCCTGGAGATAGCACACCCCTCATTGACATACAAAGATGCTCCATTTCTAATACAACAGCTACACCTTTAGGTTTCAGCTGTTGCATCAAAAAGTCAGCTATCTCATTGGTGAGTCTTTCCTGAAGCTGAGGTTTCAGGGCAAAAGCCTTTACAGTTCTCACAAGCTTTGAAAGACCACAAACTATCCCATCTGGTATGTATGCTACGTGAGCCTTTCCAAAAAAGGGGAGAAGGTGATGTTCGCATATGCTATACACGTTTATGTCTTTTACAAGAACCATTTCGTTGTATGAACCAAACTCCTCAAAAAGTTTGAAATCAAACTCTCTTATCTTTTCGAACTCTTCCCACATGCGAGCCACTCTATCAGGAGTTTCTCTAAGTCCTTCCCTGTTTGGATCTTCTCCTATGCCTTCCAAAAGCAATCTTACCGCCTGCTTTATCTTTTCTTTGTCCACAGCCATGATGGTTTATTATAAGCATAAACCCAAAAACGGGGGGGTTAAAATCAGTCAGCCCGCGGTCTTGGTGTACTTTCTGTGGAGGCTGGAAGCACGGGAACCTCAAGAGCCTGTTTAGGGATTTGACCGGTTAAGGACTTTAGAAAAGCTGTTATGTATTTTATTTCTTCATTCGTCAATTCCTTGTTTAGCTGAGTTTTTGCCATTATTCTAACTGCATCTTCCAAATTCCACACACTACCATCGTGAAAGTACGGGTAAGTTTTTTCTATGTTCCTGAGTGAGGGTGCTTTAAATACGAACATATCCTCTTCCTTATGCGTAACTCCAAACCTTCCAAGGTCAACGGGAATAGTCGGTTTGTCCAAAGTTACATAAGGTGCGGTTGCTTTCCAGTAATCCACGAACTGACCGAACTTGAAAAATCCGTTCCCACCTACAGCAGTCCCACTGTGGCATGCAACACAGCCTACTTCTATAAAGAGCTTCAATCCTTTCTTTTCTTCGTTAGTTAGAGCACTGGTGTTACCTTTTAGAAACTCATCAAATCTTGATGGTGTAACCAATGTCCTTTCAAAAGCTCCTATAGCTTTTCCAACATTTTCGTATCTAAGTGGGTCTTTTTCATTGGGAAAGGCTTTTTTAAACATCTCCACATACTCAGGTATGGATTTTAGCCTTTGTAAAACTTCCTTTTCCGATGGCATAGCCATCTCTATAGGATTTAGTATAGGACCGAGCGCTTGCTCCTCCACATCTTTTGCCCTTCCATCCCAAAATTGTGCGATGTGAAGCGCTGCATTATATACACTGGGAGCATTTCTGGGTCCTATTGCCCATCTGTGACCTATTGACGTGGGAAGATTATCAACTCCGTAAGTTGCCAAATTGTGACATGTGTTACAGCTTATAACTCCACTTTTGGACAGTCTTGGGTCGTAAAAAAGCGTTTTTCCAAGCATTACCTTTTCACTGGTAATTGGATTATTCGGATTTTCAACTACACTTGGTAAAGGTGCAAAAAACTGCCTCGCTTGAGTTAAGAGTTTTTCATCCTCGTTTTGAGCATTTGCCTTTGCGTAGATACTTATCCCACCTGCTAACAAAACCGCACCTAAAAGTACCTTCCTCATCCTTCTTACCTCCATCCATATTGTAATATTAGAATAACATAAAACGTATTCATTATCAAATGAAAATAAATTTTTGTTATAATGGTAAAATGCGGGAGTAAGGGGATGGTGATAAGGATACTTGCCAACATTGTAAAGTCCTTAGGCATCTGTGAAGAAAAGTGTATCTCCTGCGGTGGTAAGATCTACTACTTAGATCAAGGCTATGTGTGTGAAAAATGCATCAAAAGCCTAAAGCCTTACCATCCTGTCCAATACAAGAGGCTGGATTACATAAGATCTTACAGAGTATTCGGAAGATATGAAGGAACGCTCAAAGATATCATTCAAAATGTAAAGTTTCACGCAAATATCCCTTTGGCTCACCTGCTTGGGAAAACTATATCTCCTTATCTATGGGAGTATATACAAAACCTAAAGCCCGACCTTATAACCTGTCCAGCTATAAACGTAAGGCGCTATTGGTCAAGGGGATTTAACCACGCAGAAGAGATACTAAAAGGTGCTGATGTACCTTACATAAAGGTATTTACGAGGACTGGCTTTGATCCAGCTTCCGCTGGGTTAAAGAGTGAAGATAGGCTAAGGGTAGTAAAGAGCCATCATTTGAGAAAAAATACTATAGACCTTTTAGAGGATAAGAAGGTGCTTATATTTGACGATGTTCTTACAACAGGTGCAACCATAAAAAGACTTGCAGAGCTGGCACTTTCCGTAGGAGCATCACAGGTGCATGCCTTCTTTGTCGCTGAAGCTTTATAATTTATTTTCATGCTTTCCACAGCTTTGATCACCGACCTTTATGAGCTTACAATGGCTCAGAGCTATTTAGAAAGTGGTAAATTGGGAAAGGCAGTCTTCAGTCTCTTTGTAAGAAAGCTTCCTAAAAATAGGAACTTTTTAGTATCGTGCGGACTTGAGACTTTACTTGAATACATAGAGAAGTTTAGGTTCAAAGATGAGGAGCTGATGTATCTCAAAAGCTTGAAGATCTTCAAAGATAGCTTTCTTGATTACCTCAGAGAGTACGAGTTTAGAGGAAGCATATACGCCATACCTGAAGGGAGGATAGTTTTCCAGAATGAGCCTATCGTGCAGGTAGAGGCTTCGCTTCCCGATGCTCAGATCCTTGAGACCTTGGTTATAAACGTGATACACTTTCAAACTCTTTCAGCCTCAAAAGCTGTCAGGAGTTATTTAGTTTCAAAAGGTAAAACCCTCATAGACTTTGGTTTGAGAAGGGCACACATGCCTGAAGCTGGGCTTTATGCGGCAAGGGCAGGTTATATAGCTGGGTTTGAAGGTAGTTCAAACCTCCTTGCAGGTATGAAGTTTGGCATACCTGTCTTTGGCACGATGGCACACTCTTTCGTAATGGTATTTGATGAGGAGATAGACGCCTTCAGAGCCTTTGCCAGATCCTTTCCAGATAGAACGGTGCTTTTAGTAGACACTTACGATACTCTGGAGGGAGCAAAAAAGGCAGTCAAGCTAATGAAGGAAGGTATCAAGATAGTAGGTGTGAGACTTGATAGCGGGGATATAGAGGAACTTTCAAAGGGTGTTAGGAAGATATTTGATACGGAAGGCTTTAAGGATGTAAAAATAGTAGTGAGTGGAGGTGTTGATGAGTATGACATACAAAGGTGGCTCTCCGCAGGTTGTCCCATAGATGCTTTCGGTGTTGGAACCAAGTTTATAACATCCGAGGATGCCCCCTACCTTGATATAGCTTATAAGCTGGTTGAGTATGAAGGAAAACCTAAGTACAAGCTCAGTCCGGGAAAGGAAACTTTTCCATACAAGAGGCAAGTAATAAGACATTACGCTGGTGAGAAGATGGAGTATGATCAGGTGGTGCGGTACACAGAAGATGGCTTAGTTCGGCTAATACTTCATGAAGGCAAACTGAAAAAAAAACTTCCTACGCTCTTAGAGATAAGGGAAACGCTTATGGAGGAACTAAAAAGCCTTCCTGAAAGTCTCGCTTCTCTTGAAAAATCCGAATACACGGTAAAAATAGAACACATACCTTAAATATCTATGAAGTACGTTACTTTAGCTACTGCAGGGCATGTGGATCATGGAAAGACGTCGCTCATAAAGGCACTTACAAACATTGATACCGATAGATTGCCCCAAGAGAAAGAAAGAGGTATGAGCATAGATATAGGCTTTGCGTTTATTGACTATCCTCAGATAAATACGAGAGTGGAGATCATAGACATACCTGGACACGAAAGGTTTCTCAAAAATGCCATTGCAGGACTTTCAAGCGCTCAGGGGGTTTTGCTCGTGATAGATACTAACGAAGGTATTATGCCTCAAACGATCCAACATGTAAACCTCATGAAAAGTTTTGGGATATACCACTGTCTGGTTGTGCTTACAAAGATAGACAGGTCAGATCCTATGCTCGTACAGATTGTTAAAGAGTATGTAGAGGAATTCTTAAGCAAGGAAGGAGTAATGTGTTTTGGTTTTTTCCCAGTTTCATCAACCGAAGGAACGGGGCTTGAAGAACTAAGAGAAGGTATAGGGAGTTATGTGAGAGATTTGAAAGAACCCGATTGGGATGCCTTCTTCAGGATGAATATAGATTCAGCTTTTCACGTGAAGGGTTACGGAACTGTAGTGAGGGGAAGTTGTATATCAGGCAGATTAAAAGAAGGCGATACACTTATCGCAGAGCCTATAGGAATCGAAGGTAAAGTAAGAAGAATACAGAATCACGGAAAGTTTGTTAAAGAGGGTAAGGCTGGAGAGAGGCTCGCTCTTAATATACCCGAAATGGATACCAAATTAATAGAGAGGGGCTTTTGGCTCGTAAAAAAAGGAGAATTGATGAAAACCAAGTTTTTGCTTATATCCACAAAAGATATAAAGCCTGGAAAGGAATACGTGTTCTTCTTCGGTATGAGGGGTGTGTCGGGCATAGCAAAACACATACAGGATGACATTTATGCTATTAAACTTTCTCAATTCGTAATATGTGCAAGAGAGGATAAGGGTCCGATACTTGATACCTCAGGTAGATATGTGGGAAGTTATACCCTTGTTCATCCTCATCCCAAGAAATTTTCTAAGAACTTCATAAAAAGACATATCACCTTATTAAAAGAGGATCTGGTAAATTACCAAATTATTGAAGGGGGTTTAAAGGGTGTAAATTTGAAAGAGATAAGCGCATCCTTAGGAAAAGCTATAAATCCTCAACATTTGCATGGAGTACGCATAGGTATGTTTATATATTCAGCACATATAATAGGAGAGCTTAGGAATAAGCTTGTACAACTTCTTGAAATGCACAAAGGTATGATGAGACTTGCTGAGGCTAAAAGCAAGCTTAGGGTGAGTGATGAGGTACTTAGCTATCTTCTTAAAGAGACGAGAGGCTACACCGTGGTTGAGGGATACATAATCAATGAGAAAAAGGCGGATATTGAGGCACTTGAAAGCTTCAAGAAGCTCATCCAGGCTATGAAAGATGGTATAAAGGAGGAGAGGGAACTGATAGCTTTTAA is drawn from Hydrogenobacter sp. and contains these coding sequences:
- the metE gene encoding 5-methyltetrahydropteroyltriglutamate--homocysteine S-methyltransferase translates to MQTLAYGFPKLGEKREFKNLLESFWKGKILEGEFLKGMNSLRDWMVENYRANVDLFPSNELSYYDFMLDTAVMVGAIPSRFGHFEGLSTYFEMARGKQAMELTKYFNTNYHYIVPELENTNFKLLRNYPLEDYLYFKSKGIETLPKMISPYTFLKLSKALIKEERSDLPLYRLSKIDKSADLERYMNTLLSVYEEAIKQLRQEGAKEILLEDPALCYEMEDDEWDIVSEMYKGLSKHADIYVITYYDSVSNYRRFVELPVKALGLDLVSNSENLENIRRFGFPADKKLIAGVINGRQVWRANLVEKVKLVEELMKISQQVIISNSCPLFHLPVSKQSEEDLPVHSVQIEGLPVMSLKERLSFAKEKLEELKLIKEVIEGDQQARMELQRIQELVSIPFGEREDVKKRLKDLTDRDFGRDLTYKDRTKLQQDLLQLPMFPTTTIGSFPQTEEVRKMRALYSTGKLSDQEYKEFIKKQIEHVIKVQEEIGLDVLVHGEFERTDMVEFFAQKLEGVATTKHGWVLSYGSRVYRPPIIYGDVYRSAPMTVEEITYAQSLTEKPVKGMLTGPVTILNWSYHREDIPKKEIAYQIALALLDEVRDLENAGIKIIQIDEPAFREGAPLKRKDWDEYFDWAVKAFRLCSKAKPQTQIHTHMCYSEFNDVIDYIYQMDFDVISIEASRSKGEIIEAFEKFKKWDRQIGIGVYDIHSPAVPTKESIRFVIERAMKVLPKDLLWVNPDCGLKTRRWEEVIPSLKNMVEVAKEIREKYAVV
- a CDS encoding ATP-binding protein, whose amino-acid sequence is MSILSEFLREVDEGYAVIGTSGRLIYANSFMISKSILKRDCEGKPYYECIKVLSLISAVAEGLSEKRRVSVSFEHEDVEYKADIFPTGDGILVRLTDITQFKRYERSKKEFIANISHELKTPIAIINSILETLLEEEKGYEKRRMIERALRRTQEMKNIVDDLLIITRLESGEEKLHKRIVNLKELVNVVFDMLKEIADSSKVELLNTVDENVNIYADEEKMSLLLLNLVDNAIKYNRKNGKVIVRGCRKGDHVLIEVSDTGIGIPKEHIPFIFERFYRVDRSRSRELGGTGLGLSIVKHVALSHGGKVEVDSKEGEGSTFRVYIPQSM
- a CDS encoding bifunctional 3,4-dihydroxy-2-butanone-4-phosphate synthase/GTP cyclohydrolase II; amino-acid sequence: MEDFRFSSIEEAIEDIREGKMVIVVDDPDRENEGDLVMAAEKVTPEAINFMTKYGRGLVCLTLTPERCEELDLYPMATRNTDPKGTYFCVSVDAHPKFGTTTGISAYDRAITIRLAISHEAKPSDFIRPGHVFPLRAKPGGVLERAGHTEASVDLAKLAGLYPAGVICEIMNEDGTMARLPDLIKFAKKFGLKIITIADLIRYRLKRERLVLKEATANLPTRYGFFKIHAYKHALTGEEQVALTMGEWKEDEPVLVRVHSECLTGDVFRSLRCDCRSQLETAMEMIAKEGKGVLVYIMGHEGRGIGIVNKIKAYHLQDMGYDTVEANEKIGYPADLRDYGVGVQILLDLGVRKMRLLTNNPRKIVALEGYGLEVVEVVPLKIEPNPHNKVYLETKKKKLGHML
- a CDS encoding ABC transporter ATP-binding protein: MDSVKWLFLRTKSYIHLILMALLGSALESAGTTGISLIAKNLVDNVFLMKSYEELFKTVFFLLSFALLNQAGNLLASLFINLYSELEIKKTRKEVFDRLLGAPYGFLSKSSSGDLITRLLSDIQSYRSLLGDHIPKLFRDPLTVLALLGVLLYRDFILTLFLGILLPLLAFAVRYFGYKKGKHTRRLQENVGMLTQSLAHVLRGYENIKMYSSEVKFSEWFSSFNEKVFKASMKSVVYSTANSVFNFIFGYVVVSIIILYGGVRVIQGSITAGDFVSYITALFLLHQPLSEVQKGLMEVRAGIPILNRIRELLHIPQEKSGNILFTTLKESITVQDLKVTLGDEKLLKGVSLKVRKGEKIGVIGSTGSGKTTFLRVLAGLLPYDGVVRYDGFDLKDIDKESFRSCVGFFTQEPFIFAGSVRDNLLIAKKDASDEEMKKALDLAMCDFVKSLDQILEEGGRNLSGGEMQRLALARLFLKSPDIIFLDEVTSAMDVKTEEEVLKNIFEFFKDRTVILVAHRFSNVLLCDRVLAFKEGSLIAEGKPQEVIKFFLQSP
- the lpxI gene encoding UDP-2,3-diacylglucosamine diphosphatase LpxI (LpxI, functionally equivalent to LpxH, replaces it in LPS biosynthesis in a minority of bacteria.), yielding MKVCLIAGWGDLPSAFQREATKRGVEVFTVGVRGITTAHADEHLPVGKVGKLINLLEKKQIKKIVMLGKFEHKLIFSHIFAFDSIAFSILRRSKDRKPQTIVKAFMQELENRGFEFIDPKPYLEDLLAPIGKIGLVEPSKEAMEDGLWGFPIAKEIANLDIGQTVVVKDKSVVSVEAMEGTQEAIERAGKVAGRNCRVIKVARKLQDFRIDVPTIGPKTVEVVKKIKGDAIFLEAGKIYIIDMENTLRLANISNIALYGL
- the folE gene encoding GTP cyclohydrolase I FolE; translation: MAVDKEKIKQAVRLLLEGIGEDPNREGLRETPDRVARMWEEFEKIREFDFKLFEEFGSYNEMVLVKDINVYSICEHHLLPFFGKAHVAYIPDGIVCGLSKLVRTVKAFALKPQLQERLTNEIADFLMQQLKPKGVAVVLEMEHLCMSMRGVLSPGHITTTSALRGIFLSDIRTREEFLKLIKRERE
- a CDS encoding cytochrome-c peroxidase, translating into MRKVLLGAVLLAGGISIYAKANAQNEDEKLLTQARQFFAPLPSVVENPNNPITSEKVMLGKTLFYDPRLSKSGVISCNTCHNLATYGVDNLPTSIGHRWAIGPRNAPSVYNAALHIAQFWDGRAKDVEEQALGPILNPIEMAMPSEKEVLQRLKSIPEYVEMFKKAFPNEKDPLRYENVGKAIGAFERTLVTPSRFDEFLKGNTSALTNEEKKGLKLFIEVGCVACHSGTAVGGNGFFKFGQFVDYWKATAPYVTLDKPTIPVDLGRFGVTHKEEDMFVFKAPSLRNIEKTYPYFHDGSVWNLEDAVRIMAKTQLNKELTNEEIKYITAFLKSLTGQIPKQALEVPVLPASTESTPRPRAD